A stretch of the Filimonas lacunae genome encodes the following:
- a CDS encoding LON peptidase substrate-binding domain-containing protein has translation MIIDDNAMTNFVRIFPLGIVVFPGESLNLHIFEEQYKQLVHECYTEGKPFGIPTVLNNEMLEMGTLVNITEVTKVYEDGRMDIKTRGESVFRILEVVQRVPDKLYSGAIVNHPDNDITQNKYRMAKIMESVHHLHNLLHVSKDFNKPDKELLSYDIAHHTGLSLEEEYEFLQLLSEDQRLEYIKRHLAKVIPIVGGMENLKTRIQLNGHFKELKGFNLDL, from the coding sequence GTGATAATTGATGATAACGCCATGACCAATTTTGTAAGAATATTTCCTTTGGGCATAGTAGTGTTTCCGGGGGAAAGCCTGAATTTGCACATTTTTGAAGAGCAGTATAAGCAACTGGTACACGAATGTTATACCGAGGGTAAGCCTTTTGGCATACCTACGGTGCTAAACAATGAAATGCTGGAAATGGGTACCCTGGTAAATATTACCGAGGTTACCAAAGTGTATGAAGATGGACGGATGGATATTAAAACCCGTGGTGAAAGTGTGTTTAGAATACTAGAGGTAGTACAAAGGGTGCCGGATAAACTATACAGCGGTGCTATTGTTAACCATCCAGATAATGATATTACGCAAAACAAGTACCGGATGGCCAAGATAATGGAGTCGGTACACCACCTGCATAACCTGTTGCATGTATCGAAAGATTTTAACAAGCCTGATAAAGAGCTGTTGAGTTACGATATTGCACATCATACCGGCTTATCGCTAGAGGAAGAGTACGAATTTTTGCAGTTGCTGAGCGAGGATCAGCGGCTGGAATATATTAAAAGGCACCTGGCAAAAGTGATTCCTATTGTGGGTGGGATGGAAAACCTGAAAACAAGAATTCAATTAAATGGCCACTTTAAAGAATTGAAGGGCTTTAATCTGGATTTGTAA
- a CDS encoding type III pantothenate kinase translates to METTLCFDFGNTRLKCAIFEGEQLKDLVVLADGTVATIEGLIQQYKPTLSILASVIHHDEAIEGVLAAHTRFHKLTYSSKIPVNSPVGKPETIGADRLALVVGAVHMFPNQHNLVIGLGSCITFNFVNKFSEFLGGSISPGLEMRFRAMHEFTAKLPLVKPDWNFPLIGYDTRTNMLSGVILGMSKEIDGMIDLYKEKYTDFNVLLTGGDMNFFLPHLKNNILAEPYLLYKGLYAISQHNAELV, encoded by the coding sequence ATGGAAACAACGTTATGCTTCGATTTTGGCAATACACGGCTTAAATGTGCCATTTTTGAAGGAGAACAACTGAAAGACCTGGTGGTACTGGCTGATGGAACTGTAGCCACCATTGAAGGGCTGATACAGCAATATAAACCCACGTTAAGCATCCTGGCTTCTGTTATCCACCACGACGAAGCTATTGAGGGCGTGCTGGCAGCACATACCCGCTTTCATAAATTAACTTATTCCAGCAAAATACCGGTGAATTCGCCGGTAGGCAAGCCGGAAACTATCGGGGCCGACAGGCTGGCGCTGGTAGTAGGTGCTGTGCACATGTTCCCCAACCAGCACAACCTGGTAATAGGGCTGGGCAGCTGCATCACGTTTAACTTTGTAAATAAGTTCAGCGAATTTTTGGGTGGCAGCATATCGCCTGGTCTGGAAATGCGTTTCAGGGCCATGCACGAGTTTACGGCTAAACTGCCACTGGTAAAGCCCGACTGGAATTTTCCGTTGATAGGTTACGACACCCGTACCAACATGCTGAGTGGCGTAATTCTGGGGATGAGCAAGGAAATTGACGGAATGATTGATCTGTATAAAGAGAAGTACACAGACTTTAACGTATTGCTAACCGGTGGTGATATGAATTTTTTCCTGCCTCACCTGAAAAACAATATTCTTGCAGAGCCTTACCTGCTATACAAAGGATTGTATGCAATAAGCCAACATAATGCTGAATTAGTATGA
- the lptC gene encoding LPS export ABC transporter periplasmic protein LptC: MSRLIHKPLLPVLLAMAVLVGCENNLQEVRALGQKKTGVEEGKQIESYLSQDSKTKARLKAPIMLRYLTDTTRIVFPNTLHVDFFTDSLKVESILFAKYGTYLERDRKVLLKDSVIVINILKHDTLRTEELWWDQNRQKFYTDKPVSILQPEQRLFGQFGMEADQNFKDWTLFQASGRLKVEDSTLAGP, encoded by the coding sequence ATGAGCCGTTTAATACACAAACCCTTACTTCCTGTGCTGCTGGCTATGGCGGTGCTTGTTGGTTGCGAAAACAACCTGCAGGAGGTACGCGCATTGGGCCAGAAAAAAACAGGTGTGGAAGAAGGTAAGCAAATTGAGAGCTATTTAAGCCAGGACAGTAAAACCAAGGCCCGGCTGAAAGCGCCCATTATGCTGCGGTATTTAACTGATACTACCCGCATTGTTTTCCCCAATACGCTGCATGTAGACTTTTTTACAGATAGCCTGAAGGTGGAAAGTATTTTGTTTGCTAAATATGGCACCTATCTGGAAAGAGACAGAAAGGTGTTGCTGAAAGACAGTGTGATTGTAATTAACATACTGAAACACGACACCCTGCGCACAGAAGAATTATGGTGGGATCAGAACCGCCAGAAATTTTATACTGATAAGCCAGTAAGCATTCTGCAGCCAGAGCAAAGACTCTTTGGCCAGTTTGGTATGGAGGCTGATCAAAATTTTAAAGACTGGACTTTATTTCAGGCTTCGGGCCGCCTGAAGGTGGAAGATTCCACCCTGGCAGGGCCTTAA
- a CDS encoding hemolysin family protein translates to MSNMQTLLCLLGSLVLAGFFTGIELAFNSANRLNIELKKKQGHRSGIILSRFMDNPATFISTCLIGYIICLVLYGILFSIWVSSSVWYLLHVHINNPWVKLLVNSLLATLLALVVSEFLPRAVFRRRNDSVLIFFAPVANLFYNLFHPLATFLVATSSWVLENIFNIRVKEKSEAFAKVDLENFLQQSREVDDDNVESTTDLIENALSLPSVKIRQCLVPRTEIDGIDMSATIEEVRQHFIETKLSKMVVYQDNIDNIMGYIHQLDLFKKPKDIQAVLLPIPVVPESMSAPDLISKFSKERKTIAWVVDEFGGTAGIVTMEDVLEKLFGDIKDEYDTEETDEQQLSEHEYELSGRLTLDHLAEKYDLSFPENDSETLSGYIINAHKGIPTRNERIILDHYEFEIKEVSDTRIETVKMKVLR, encoded by the coding sequence ATGTCGAACATGCAAACGTTATTATGCCTGTTGGGTTCGCTGGTGCTGGCCGGATTTTTTACTGGTATAGAACTCGCATTTAACAGCGCCAACCGGCTGAACATTGAGCTAAAGAAAAAGCAGGGACACCGCAGCGGTATTATTTTATCGCGCTTTATGGATAATCCGGCCACCTTCATCAGCACCTGCCTGATCGGTTATATTATTTGCCTGGTTTTATATGGTATCTTATTCAGTATATGGGTAAGCAGCAGTGTATGGTACCTGCTGCATGTGCATATTAACAACCCATGGGTAAAGTTGCTGGTGAACTCATTGCTGGCCACATTGCTGGCATTGGTGGTGAGCGAATTTTTGCCCAGGGCAGTGTTCAGAAGAAGAAATGATTCGGTGCTTATTTTCTTTGCCCCGGTAGCCAACCTTTTTTACAACCTGTTTCATCCGCTGGCAACCTTCCTGGTAGCCACTTCCAGCTGGGTACTGGAAAACATTTTTAACATCCGTGTAAAAGAAAAATCAGAAGCCTTTGCTAAAGTAGACCTGGAGAATTTTTTGCAGCAAAGCCGCGAGGTAGATGATGATAATGTAGAAAGCACTACCGATTTAATAGAAAACGCTTTATCCCTGCCTTCGGTTAAAATTCGCCAGTGCCTGGTGCCACGTACCGAAATAGATGGTATTGACATGAGCGCTACCATTGAAGAAGTGAGACAGCATTTTATAGAAACCAAGCTGAGCAAAATGGTCGTATATCAGGATAATATTGACAATATTATGGGGTATATACACCAGCTTGACCTGTTTAAAAAGCCGAAAGACATACAGGCGGTATTACTACCCATACCTGTGGTGCCGGAAAGCATGAGCGCGCCAGACCTCATCAGTAAATTTTCCAAAGAAAGAAAAACGATAGCCTGGGTGGTAGATGAATTTGGAGGTACGGCAGGCATTGTTACCATGGAAGATGTGCTGGAAAAACTGTTCGGCGATATTAAAGACGAATACGATACGGAAGAAACCGACGAACAGCAGCTTTCTGAGCATGAATATGAATTATCGGGCCGGTTAACGTTAGACCACCTGGCCGAGAAATATGACCTCAGTTTTCCTGAAAACGATTCGGAAACCTTATCGGGCTACATTATCAATGCACATAAAGGCATTCCTACCCGCAACGAACGCATTATTTTAGATCATTACGAATTTGAAATTAAGGAAGTCAGCGATACGCGTATTGAAACGGTGAAGATGAAAGTATTACGTTAA
- the tatC gene encoding twin-arginine translocase subunit TatC, with protein MASLFTRGGDDSKAEMSFVDHLEALRWHIIRCVIVILVLAVIIFLNIKWVFDNVIAGPINPSFWSYTAFCEFSHWAHLGEALCLPPVKVEMQTTTFGGQFLSSFTIAFVGGFLLSFPYIFWEFWRFVRPALKEKELKNTRFAIFWVSFFFFTGIAFGYFILAPFTFNFLSSFEISDINLMVARPTLADYLDNLTNILIGCGLAFELPVLAFVLTKIGLVTPAFLRRTRKYAIIVILVVAAFITPSPDWVSQTLVFIPLFTLYELGVLVSSRVYKDEQKKEKEEWS; from the coding sequence ATGGCAAGTTTATTTACCAGAGGAGGCGATGATAGTAAAGCGGAAATGTCTTTTGTTGATCACCTGGAAGCATTAAGGTGGCACATTATACGTTGTGTGATCGTTATTTTAGTACTGGCCGTTATCATATTTCTGAACATCAAATGGGTGTTTGACAATGTGATAGCTGGTCCTATTAATCCTAGTTTCTGGAGCTATACTGCTTTTTGCGAGTTTAGTCACTGGGCGCATCTGGGCGAAGCATTGTGTTTGCCCCCGGTAAAGGTGGAAATGCAAACCACCACGTTTGGCGGCCAGTTTTTAAGCAGTTTTACCATTGCCTTTGTAGGTGGTTTTCTGTTGTCGTTCCCTTACATCTTCTGGGAGTTCTGGCGTTTTGTAAGGCCGGCTTTAAAAGAAAAGGAGTTGAAAAATACCCGCTTTGCTATTTTCTGGGTTTCGTTCTTCTTTTTTACCGGTATAGCCTTTGGCTATTTTATCCTGGCGCCTTTTACCTTTAACTTTTTATCCAGTTTTGAAATCAGCGATATTAACCTGATGGTAGCGCGCCCTACATTGGCCGATTACCTGGATAACCTCACCAATATTTTAATAGGCTGTGGCCTGGCGTTTGAATTGCCGGTACTGGCCTTTGTGCTTACTAAAATTGGCCTGGTAACTCCCGCCTTTTTAAGGCGTACCCGTAAATATGCCATTATAGTAATTCTGGTAGTAGCCGCATTTATTACCCCAAGTCCTGATTGGGTAAGCCAGACATTGGTGTTCATTCCTCTTTTCACTTTATACGAATTGGGTGTATTAGTATCCAGCCGTGTGTATAAAGACGAGCAGAAAAAAGAGAAGGAAGAATGGAGCTAA
- the rpiB gene encoding ribose 5-phosphate isomerase B, which translates to MSNTFDLSKPVAIGSDHAGFEYKQATIQWLTEKGIAVKDMGTYSTSSVDYPDFAHPVSAAVENGEAAFGILYCGSANGVAITANKHQGVRAGLAWDNEVAKLIRLHNNANIICMPARFIALPLALDLLTTFMNTAFEGGRHADRVNKIACH; encoded by the coding sequence ATGAGTAACACGTTTGACTTGTCTAAGCCTGTAGCTATTGGTAGCGACCATGCTGGTTTTGAATACAAACAAGCCACCATTCAGTGGCTTACCGAAAAAGGAATAGCTGTAAAAGATATGGGAACCTATTCCACCAGCTCGGTGGATTACCCCGACTTTGCGCATCCGGTTTCTGCTGCGGTAGAAAATGGAGAAGCCGCTTTCGGTATTCTCTATTGCGGCTCGGCAAATGGAGTGGCTATCACTGCCAACAAGCACCAGGGCGTAAGAGCAGGTTTAGCGTGGGACAATGAAGTAGCCAAACTGATTCGTTTACATAACAACGCTAACATCATTTGCATGCCAGCACGCTTTATTGCATTGCCGCTGGCATTAGACCTGCTCACCACTTTTATGAACACGGCTTTTGAAGGTGGTCGCCATGCAGACAGGGTGAATAAAATAGCGTGCCATTAA
- a CDS encoding M28 family peptidase, with the protein MQKLFMTLALLGTIATGSVAQKSKPAVKMSKAVTAAGLKEKLTIVASAEMEGRETATAGQRRAATYIEGIFKQLGLQPGNKDSFQQSFPVYIDTLSASSLLINNTPLVFGEDFAIGLQSVTDTTVSFKEIVLAGYGITDSIYDDYKDLDVKGKLVLIAEGEPKLENGNYLLTGTDKHSRNANQYVKLANARKHGAALVLFYQQAMLKAPQVKSGMYNKARTANNIGANLVTVNAKVLETIVKGFSTDIDEMISTGHSLSTTIATDVKVSLKREAKLLSSTNVIGILPGTDKKEEYVFVTGHYDHLGVRGDKIFYGADDDGSGTVTVLQLAEAFVAAKAKGYAPRRSMVFMTVSGEEKGLWGSEFFSDHPTVNLDSVTVDLNIDMIGRLDPAYKNSDSTKHIYVVGDDKLSSDLTPITDSINKNYVKLTLDRKFNDPKDPNRIYYRSDHYNFARKGVPIIFYFDGIHNDYHQPSDTVDKILFNTMEKRARLVFFTAWDMVNRENMLKRDIPLK; encoded by the coding sequence ATGCAAAAACTGTTTATGACGCTGGCGCTGCTGGGTACTATAGCAACAGGCAGTGTAGCCCAAAAAAGTAAACCCGCAGTAAAGATGTCCAAGGCAGTTACTGCCGCTGGCTTAAAAGAAAAACTCACCATTGTAGCCTCTGCCGAAATGGAAGGCCGTGAAACGGCTACTGCCGGACAGCGTAGAGCGGCTACTTATATTGAAGGTATTTTTAAACAGCTGGGCCTGCAGCCGGGTAATAAAGACAGCTTTCAGCAGTCGTTCCCGGTATACATTGACACACTCAGTGCCAGCTCTTTACTCATCAACAACACTCCCCTGGTTTTTGGTGAAGATTTTGCCATTGGCCTGCAAAGTGTAACGGATACCACTGTTTCTTTTAAAGAAATAGTATTGGCCGGATATGGCATTACCGATTCTATTTATGATGACTATAAAGACCTGGATGTAAAAGGCAAACTGGTGTTGATAGCAGAAGGCGAGCCTAAGCTGGAAAACGGCAATTACCTGCTTACCGGAACGGATAAGCATTCACGTAATGCCAACCAATATGTAAAGCTGGCCAATGCACGCAAGCATGGCGCCGCTTTGGTATTGTTTTACCAGCAAGCCATGTTAAAAGCGCCACAGGTAAAAAGTGGCATGTACAACAAGGCCAGAACAGCTAATAACATAGGAGCCAACCTTGTTACGGTAAATGCCAAAGTGCTGGAAACGATAGTAAAAGGATTTTCCACTGATATAGACGAGATGATCTCTACCGGTCATTCTTTATCCACCACCATTGCTACAGATGTGAAGGTTTCTTTGAAAAGAGAAGCGAAACTGTTATCGAGCACTAACGTAATTGGTATACTGCCCGGCACAGATAAAAAAGAGGAGTATGTTTTTGTTACGGGCCATTACGACCATTTAGGCGTAAGAGGCGATAAGATATTTTATGGTGCTGATGATGATGGTTCCGGAACCGTAACCGTATTGCAACTGGCAGAAGCCTTTGTGGCAGCCAAAGCAAAAGGCTATGCCCCCAGGCGTTCTATGGTGTTTATGACGGTATCGGGTGAAGAAAAAGGATTGTGGGGAAGTGAATTCTTTTCCGACCATCCTACCGTAAACCTGGATAGTGTAACTGTGGATTTGAACATTGATATGATCGGCCGTTTAGACCCTGCTTATAAAAACTCCGATTCCACCAAACATATTTATGTAGTGGGCGATGACAAGTTAAGTTCTGACTTAACGCCTATCACCGACAGCATTAATAAAAACTATGTGAAGCTGACGCTGGACAGGAAGTTTAACGATCCTAAAGATCCTAACCGTATCTACTACCGTTCGGACCACTACAACTTTGCCCGTAAAGGGGTGCCTATTATTTTCTACTTTGATGGTATTCATAATGATTATCATCAGCCTTCTGATACCGTGGATAAGATATTGTTTAACACAATGGAGAAGCGTGCCAGGTTAGTGTTTTTTACTGCCTGGGATATGGTAAACAGGGAGAATATGTTGAAAAGGGATATTCCGCTTAAGTAA
- a CDS encoding CPBP family intramembrane glutamic endopeptidase yields the protein MEERADIFNNYQVRWGVIFYALYLFVCMLIKNTDWFNSYTHLFWMELLLAAITLVFVWMNRHALQPALRLDGLRWFPALLVIVLAVAFWFVSQYIIALLHVKVRNVGVDYYSHMSSYFSPEVVMVYSVALTPALFEELAFRGVLYQYFSAATDEVRVVVITAAIFAIMHLNSIALVWLFPLGLWLGYLRKKHHTVWYGVLFHFTFNFLICLQAMYPHQLLPFALPQ from the coding sequence GTGGAAGAAAGAGCAGATATTTTCAATAATTATCAGGTAAGATGGGGCGTTATTTTTTACGCCCTTTATCTTTTTGTGTGCATGCTGATAAAAAACACTGACTGGTTTAATTCTTATACGCACCTGTTTTGGATGGAGTTGCTGCTGGCCGCCATTACCCTGGTTTTTGTGTGGATGAATCGTCATGCTTTGCAGCCTGCTTTACGTTTAGACGGGTTGCGCTGGTTCCCGGCTTTGCTGGTGATAGTGCTGGCTGTTGCTTTCTGGTTTGTTAGCCAATATATAATTGCACTGCTGCATGTAAAAGTGCGCAATGTAGGTGTGGATTATTACAGTCATATGAGCTCGTATTTTTCGCCCGAAGTGGTTATGGTATACTCTGTAGCATTAACACCCGCATTGTTTGAAGAACTGGCTTTCAGAGGTGTTTTATACCAGTATTTTTCAGCTGCTACCGATGAAGTGCGGGTAGTAGTGATTACGGCTGCCATCTTTGCTATTATGCACCTGAATTCTATTGCTTTGGTATGGTTGTTTCCGCTGGGCCTTTGGTTGGGTTACCTGCGAAAAAAACACCATACCGTGTGGTATGGTGTTCTATTTCATTTTACATTCAACTTTCTTATTTGCCTGCAGGCAATGTATCCTCACCAGCTTCTGCCATTCGCATTACCTCAATAG
- a CDS encoding tetratricopeptide repeat protein produces the protein MTTKVEEIYLDAEADIRNSNYHDAFQKHETIIYEEPAFAPAHNSIGWLYKTQFDNYEKAERHFITAMSCDPLYPHPYFHLASLYIDLERINDLKKHLEKCLQVVTVDKAWVHYRYGMVEEMQGRYDSAIKFYQKAVVHSFNNEKIKDYQADMERCRTKQETIEVMRMAEAGEDTLPAGK, from the coding sequence ATGACAACCAAAGTAGAAGAAATATACCTGGATGCCGAAGCGGATATCAGGAACAGTAATTATCATGATGCTTTTCAAAAACATGAAACCATCATATATGAAGAACCTGCATTCGCACCGGCGCATAATTCTATCGGCTGGTTGTATAAAACGCAGTTTGATAATTATGAAAAAGCAGAGCGGCATTTTATAACGGCCATGAGCTGTGACCCGTTATATCCGCATCCGTATTTTCACCTGGCCAGTTTGTACATTGACCTGGAGCGTATCAACGACCTGAAAAAGCACCTGGAAAAATGTTTACAGGTGGTAACGGTAGATAAAGCCTGGGTGCACTACCGTTATGGAATGGTAGAAGAGATGCAGGGCCGGTACGATAGTGCCATTAAGTTTTACCAGAAAGCTGTAGTGCATAGCTTTAATAACGAAAAGATTAAAGACTACCAGGCTGATATGGAACGTTGCAGAACCAAACAGGAAACTATTGAGGTAATGCGAATGGCAGAAGCTGGTGAGGATACATTGCCTGCAGGCAAATAA